Proteins encoded together in one Gemmatimonadota bacterium DH-78 window:
- a CDS encoding TonB-dependent receptor: MPDVFSISLVRRTLLAAAAGVTLGSAPLAAQVPDTTTTPDTTVFRVEGIRVQATRPVTTVGGASAVEIDLDALPLPPAATAEEVLREVPMVHLRTNSRGEAEVTIRGSESRQVAVLFDGVPLTLGWDARTDVSILPAGAAQEVTVVRGLSSILHGPNVLGGVVEMNVGRSRDRYAPASLSFSMGGDDRGGFGGTAVGSTPVETEWGGGSVRAGVGFRDSPGMPLPGGVVEPVASNGLRLNTDQRSINGFVSGRYVFDAGPWTSVSAASFDAERGIAGELGVEAPRLWRYPEVNRTVLAWSGGTGWHETPLGRGDMEFSVGYDRGSTVIDSYATRAYDEVDGSERGDDRTTTLRLLGDHTLGARGDLRASWTLARIHHVTTADGESDTYEQQLGSLAAETIWRLLDRPIGGLEGLRLSIGGAWDRGSTPKTAGRESLGTIDDWGGRLGLSAVMNDGATLVHAGVSRRGRFPALRESYSEALNRFVPNPELAPERLVSFETGVTTRVGDAEFQVVGFRNALDGAIRRITLEDGKRMRVNADELKSTGVEFIFSQPLGAATLGGDLMLQTVDLVDPDAVAVQPENMPERSGRLNLRFPFLAGVDALAEAEYTGPQYCQHPDSGADVRLDGGTWLNAVLSKVFSVPGLRVGQRIEARVSAQNLADVALYDQCGLPRAGRLLRFELQVS, encoded by the coding sequence ATGCCCGACGTTTTCTCGATTTCGCTCGTACGTCGTACCCTCCTGGCCGCCGCCGCCGGCGTGACGCTCGGCTCGGCTCCCCTGGCGGCCCAGGTGCCCGATACCACGACGACCCCCGACACCACCGTCTTCCGCGTGGAGGGCATTCGGGTGCAGGCCACCCGCCCGGTGACCACCGTGGGCGGCGCCAGCGCCGTCGAGATCGACCTCGACGCGCTTCCGCTTCCGCCCGCCGCCACCGCCGAGGAGGTGCTGCGCGAGGTGCCGATGGTGCACCTTCGCACCAACTCGCGAGGCGAGGCCGAGGTGACGATCCGGGGGTCGGAGTCGCGCCAGGTGGCCGTGCTCTTCGACGGAGTCCCCCTCACCCTCGGATGGGACGCCCGCACCGACGTGTCGATTCTGCCGGCCGGCGCCGCGCAGGAGGTGACCGTCGTTCGCGGGCTGAGTTCGATCCTGCACGGGCCGAACGTGCTCGGCGGGGTGGTGGAGATGAATGTCGGCCGCAGCCGCGATCGGTATGCGCCCGCGTCGCTGTCGTTCTCGATGGGCGGCGATGATCGGGGCGGCTTCGGCGGAACGGCCGTCGGATCCACGCCGGTCGAGACGGAGTGGGGTGGAGGCTCGGTGCGGGCCGGGGTCGGCTTCCGCGACTCGCCCGGCATGCCCCTGCCCGGCGGCGTGGTGGAGCCCGTGGCCTCCAACGGACTCCGTCTCAACACCGACCAGCGGAGCATCAACGGCTTCGTATCGGGTCGCTACGTGTTCGACGCGGGTCCGTGGACGAGCGTGTCGGCCGCCTCGTTCGACGCCGAGCGCGGCATCGCCGGCGAACTCGGAGTCGAGGCTCCGCGGCTGTGGCGTTATCCCGAAGTGAACCGCACCGTGCTGGCCTGGTCGGGCGGCACCGGGTGGCACGAAACGCCGCTCGGGCGAGGCGACATGGAGTTCAGCGTCGGCTACGACCGCGGGAGCACGGTGATCGACAGCTACGCCACCCGCGCCTACGACGAGGTGGACGGCTCGGAGAGGGGCGACGACCGCACCACGACGCTGCGATTGCTCGGCGACCACACGCTCGGTGCGCGCGGAGATCTGCGGGCCTCGTGGACCCTGGCCCGGATCCACCACGTGACCACGGCCGACGGCGAGTCCGACACCTACGAGCAGCAGCTCGGCAGCCTCGCCGCCGAGACCATCTGGCGGTTGCTCGATCGTCCGATCGGGGGGCTCGAGGGACTCCGGCTCAGCATCGGGGGCGCCTGGGATCGGGGGTCCACCCCGAAGACCGCCGGGCGCGAGTCGCTCGGCACGATCGACGACTGGGGCGGACGTCTGGGGCTGTCGGCGGTCATGAACGACGGGGCCACACTGGTGCACGCCGGCGTCAGCCGTCGCGGCCGGTTTCCCGCGCTGCGGGAGAGCTATTCCGAGGCGCTGAATCGATTCGTGCCCAACCCCGAACTCGCGCCGGAGCGCCTGGTGTCGTTCGAAACCGGCGTCACCACCCGGGTGGGCGACGCCGAGTTTCAGGTGGTCGGGTTCCGAAACGCCCTCGACGGCGCCATCCGCCGAATCACGCTCGAGGACGGCAAGCGGATGCGGGTCAACGCCGACGAGCTGAAGAGCACCGGGGTGGAGTTCATCTTCTCGCAGCCGCTCGGCGCCGCCACGCTCGGGGGCGATCTGATGCTGCAGACGGTCGACCTCGTCGATCCCGACGCCGTCGCGGTCCAGCCGGAGAACATGCCCGAGCGATCCGGTCGGCTGAATCTGCGCTTTCCCTTCCTGGCCGGTGTCGATGCGCTGGCCGAGGCCGAGTACACGGGCCCGCAGTACTGTCAGCATCCCGATTCGGGCGCGGATGTCCGGCTCGACGGGGGCACCTGGCTCAACGCGGTGCTGTCGAAGGTGTTTTCCGTGCCGGGCCTGAGGGTGGGGCAGCGGATCGAGGCGCGGGTGTCCGCTCAGAACCTCGCCGATGTCGCGCTCTACGATCAGTGCGGACTGCCGCGGGCCGGCCGACTTCTGCGGTTCGAGCTCCAGGTGTCGTGA
- a CDS encoding N(4)-(beta-N-acetylglucosaminyl)-L-asparaginase yields MPDRRSFLRSTALGAAAGLPLLGACAAGDEGATDQDPSGTGAASDAGAVVRPVALSTWNHGLDANREAWPILESGGRALDAVEAGVRVSEADPAVTSVGYGGAPDREGHVTLDACIMDEAGRCGSVAFLREILHPISVARRVMEETPHVMLVGQGAQDFAVAQGFERQNMLTPEADERWRRWLAENGETGPPPINAENHDTIGMLALDRNGDLSGACTTSGAAYKLHGRVGDSPIIGAGLYVDNAVGGATATGWGEAVIRAVGCFLVVELMRQGHDPQEACRLAVERVIEKNPDWADIQVGFIALDKRGRTGAYCIAPGFDYAVKTPDRDELVVAASRLG; encoded by the coding sequence ATGCCCGACCGCCGCTCCTTTCTTCGATCCACCGCCCTCGGCGCCGCCGCCGGCCTCCCGCTGCTCGGTGCCTGCGCGGCGGGCGACGAAGGGGCGACGGATCAGGACCCGAGCGGGACCGGCGCGGCGTCCGACGCCGGAGCCGTGGTCCGCCCCGTCGCCCTCTCGACCTGGAATCACGGCCTCGACGCGAACCGCGAGGCCTGGCCGATTCTGGAGAGCGGGGGCCGCGCACTCGACGCCGTGGAGGCCGGGGTGCGGGTGTCGGAGGCCGACCCGGCCGTGACCTCGGTCGGGTACGGGGGCGCCCCGGACCGGGAGGGCCACGTCACGCTCGACGCCTGCATCATGGACGAGGCGGGGCGCTGCGGGTCGGTGGCGTTTCTGCGCGAGATCCTGCATCCGATCTCGGTGGCGCGGCGGGTGATGGAAGAGACTCCACACGTGATGCTCGTCGGCCAGGGGGCGCAGGACTTCGCGGTGGCGCAGGGCTTCGAGCGGCAGAACATGCTCACCCCGGAAGCCGACGAGCGGTGGCGGCGGTGGCTGGCGGAGAACGGCGAGACGGGCCCGCCCCCGATCAACGCCGAGAATCACGACACCATCGGCATGCTCGCTCTCGACCGGAACGGCGACCTGTCGGGCGCCTGCACCACCAGCGGGGCGGCCTACAAGCTCCACGGTCGCGTGGGAGACTCGCCCATCATCGGCGCGGGGCTCTACGTCGACAACGCGGTGGGCGGGGCGACCGCGACCGGGTGGGGTGAGGCGGTGATCCGAGCGGTGGGGTGCTTTCTCGTGGTGGAGCTCATGCGCCAGGGCCACGACCCCCAGGAAGCCTGTCGCCTCGCGGTCGAGCGGGTGATCGAGAAGAACCCCGACTGGGCCGACATCCAGGTGGGCTTCATCGCACTCGACAAGCGCGGTCGAACCGGAGCCTACTGCATCGCACCGGGGTTCGACTACGCGGTGAAGACCCCGGATCGCGACGAACTCGTGGTGGCCGCGAGCCGCCTGGGGTAG